The sequence CACCAAGGGATGCTGCAAGAAGTTCAAACTCCTCTTCAGAGACTGTGATAGCCGGAATTTTAAGTTCAAGGCATTTTGATGCTTGCATCTTGTGCTCCCCTTCGTTGCAATAGCCCTCCTGACATCGGAGGTCATTTTTCAATTGCAGAACTCTTCTACATATCGCATGCGGGTGAAAGAAAATATCCGCATCACCGATCCTGATTGTAAGGATACTGTCATTCACATGACGCTTGAACCCTTGCGGGGCAAGCTTCCGAGCTTCCGGCCAGGCCAGTATGTGCGTATCGGCATCCCGAAGCTGAAAGAGCCTGCGCCCGGTTACTTTGCCATTGCATCGTGTCCGGATGAGCCAGAGGGCTACGAATTCTTTGTGAAAAATGCAGGGCCACTCTCCGCCTACCTTTGCGATATAGAGGCTGGTGCGCTTCTCGAGGTGGAAGGTCCGATGGGTAAAGGTTTCGACCTTACCCCTTTCAAGGGCGCTGATGTCTACCTGATTGGTGTGGGGACCGGCATCGCGCCGCTACGCAGCCTCTGGCACAGTATTATTCGCCACCGTGAGGCGTTCGGGAAGGTGACGATCTATGCCGGTTTCCTGACTGAGATGCATCAGCTGCTGACCGAGGAGCTGGGCGAGCTTTCCCGCCACAATATCGAGGTATCTATTACACTTGAGATGGGGCACGAAAGCTGGGATGGACCGATCGGTTATGTGCAGCATGCACTCAAGGCTGATGCACCGGATGGAACCAATGCCGTGGCCTGCCTGGCAGGCATGAGTCCAATGGTAGACGCCTGTACCGAAACGCTGCAGAATCTCGGGTTTAATGACGACTGCATTCTGCTCAACCACTGATCCAGTGACGCTCGACTCCGGAGCAGAATCACCCATTTCAAAATCCCGGTCTGAAAAACTACCTGATAATCTGCAACTTCCGCTGCTGGCACTCGATATCGGAATGAAACGCATCGGTGTGGCCGTTTGCGACCGCCTCGCCATCTCTTGCCGTGGGGTGACCTATCTGCACCGCAATGACAAAGGGTGGCCCAGGCAGCTGCTCAAGCTTATCCGCGAGTATGGCTCCAAAGGCATTGTGGCGGGGCTTCCCAAAAACATGGACGGTACCGAAGGCGTGCAGGCCAGAGATGCGCGCGCCGCGGTACGGGAACTCAAGCTGGTGATCGACCTGCCGGTGGTATTTCAGGATGAGAGGCTGTCGTCCTGGACGGCGAAAGAGCGTCTCTATGCACAGGGATTAAATGAGAAAAAGGTGAAAGAGAAGATCGACCAGACGGCAGCAGCCGTGATACTGGAGGATTTTATTTTCGGCCACCCGGAGTTGAAAGGATGAGTGAAACGGTACTGTTTGATAACCGGGCGGTTGAAGTCGCACTGGATAACATGAGCAAGGCGATCCACGCTGATGAAGTTTTTCTGGTCGGCATTCATAGCGGTGGTGCTGATGTCGCTGATGCGATTCAGCGGCGCCTTGAGGAGCGGGGTGCAACCGTAACCCGCGGTGATCTCGATATCAGCTTCTACCGTGACGATCTTGATACCATTGCACCGCACCCGCTGGTGCGGCGCAGTGAGATTCCATTTGATGTCGCAGGCAAAAACATCTGGCTGGTGGATGACGTGCTCTACTCGGGCCGCACGATACGCGCAGCCATGGATGAAATATTTGATTATGGCCGGCCGGCATCGATCCACCTGGCCGTGCTGGTGGATCGCGGTGGCAGGCAGCTGCCGATTGCTGCTGAATGTGCAGGGCTGATCCATGAAGCTCCGGCAGATTGCACGGTGGAGCTGCTTACGGAAGGGGCTTGGACTATTGAGCAGAGGCAGGTGAAACAGTGCGACCAATAAAACATCTCTTCGGCATTGCCGATCTAGACCGGGAGCAGATCGAATATCTGGTCAATCTCGGTGACTCCTTTATCGAGATCAACCGACGCCCGCTGAAAAAGGCACCAACCTTGCGCGGCAAGACAATCATCAATCTCTTCTTCGAGAACTCCACGCGCACGCGCACCAGCTTCGAGCTGGCGGGCAAGCGCCTCTCTGCCGATGTGATCAACATCTCCGCCTCAACCAGTGCCACCAAAAAGGGCGAGACACTGCTCGATACAGGACAGACACTGGCGGCAATGCAGCCGCATGTGCTGGTGATTCGCCACTCGCTGGCCGGTACCTGCGAGTTTCTGGCTGATTACCTTCCCAACACCTCACTCGTGAATGCCGGTGATGGGGCGCATGAGCATCCCACCCAGATCCTTACCGACCTGCTGACGTTGAAGCAGGCCTGGGGAAACCCGCAGGGCAAGGTAATTACGATGGTCGGCGATATCGCCCACTCGCGTGTGGCCCGCTCACATCTGCTGGCAGCGAAAAAGCTGGGTTATAGCATGCGGATCGTGGCTCCGAAAACACTGCTGCCATCCCAGATCGAGCGTTACGGCTGCGAGGTGTACCACGATTTCGATGCGGCACTGCCCGGCTCCGATGCGGTCTACATGCTGCGTGTGCAGACTGAGCGGTTGACCGATAACTGCGCCTTCCCATCAATCCGTGAATACCACGAGGCCTACGGACTGAATGCGAAGCGGCTGCGCGCAGCAGGGCCCGACTGCATCGTCATGCATCCGGGGCCGATGAACCGTGGTGTGGAAATTGCCACCGATGTCGCCGATTCGGCGAAAAGCCATATCCTTGAACAGGTTGAGCACGGCGTAGCCATTCGCATGGCTGTGCTGGCAGCTCTGTGCGGTGGTCAGGCGGAAGAGAAGAAGAAAACGGGCAGCAAGAGAGAGCAGTCCGATGAAGCAATGCAGGCACAGAGGACACTGTTATGAGCGGCAAGCTGCTGATAAAGAACGGACACATAATTGATCCGGCCAATGGCCTTGATGAGGTAGCCAATCTCTGGATCGTAGAGGGCAAGGTTGCCGCTATCGGTGCTTATGATGGAGAAGCCGATGAAGTGATTGATGCAGATGGTAAAATTGTCTGCCCGGGCCTGATCGATATGCATGTGCACCTGCGTGAACCGGGCCAGGAGTGGAAAGAGGATATTGAATCGGGCTCCCGTGCTGCGGTTGCCGGTGGCGTTACCTCGATCTGCTGCATGCCCAATACTGGACCTCACATCGATCACGCTGGTATTGCGCTGCAGATTATTGCACGAGCCAGGCAGGTGGGGCTGTGCAATGTGCATCCGATCGGCGCGGTCACAAAAAACCTTGAAGGCAAAGAGCTGACCGAGATGCGTGAACTCTCCCGCTGCGGCTGTGTAGCCTTCTCTGATGATGGTTTGCCGATTTGGCATGCGGGCGTGATGCGCAAGGCGCTGGAGTACGCTTCAAGCTTCGGCTTTATGGTGATTCAGCATGCCGAGGAGAAACAGCTGACGGCCGGTGGTGCGATTAACGAGGGGTGGGTCTCCACCCAGCTCGGCGTCTCCGGTATGCCGGCAGAGGGTGAGGATTCGATGATCGCCCGCGACATTATGCTGGCCCGCCGCGCTGATGCCCGTTACCACGTGGCGCACATCTCCACGCAGGGCGGCGTGGCGCTGGTACGCAAGGCGCGCGCAGAAGGATTGAAGGTTTCAACCGAGGCTGCACCGCACCATTTCGCACTGACCGAAGAGGAGGTGCTGGGTTACAATGTGGATGCCAAGGTGAGTCCTCCGCTGCGCACCGAAGCCGATCGCCTGGCCGTGATTGAGGGGTTAAGGGATGGCACCATTGAGGTGATCGCCACTGACCATGCCCCACATCATGAGGATGACAAACGCTGCGGCCTCTCCTGCGCCGCATTCGGTATTGTAGGGCTGGAAACGATGCTGCCGGTATCACTGGAACTGGTACGTTCTGGTGTGCTCACGATGCCTGACTTGATCGCCAAGATGACGGCTAATCCTGCCCGCCTGCTGGGGCTGGAATCAGGTACGCTCTCTGTGGGTGCTGAGGCAGATGTCACCATCTTTGATGCTGATACCACATGGGTACTTGATCGTGAGAAGATGGTTTCCAAGGGTAAGAATACGCCGTGGCACGGCAAAGAGATGACGGGTCTGGTGACCCATACCGTGAAAGCGGGACGCATTGTGTTTGCAGAAGGAGAAGTGCGTGGCTAACGAACAGCGGGGAACTATCTTTGAAGAGCAGGCCGAGGTGCTGGCCCATGTTACCCATCCGGGTGACCAGTTTGTGATGCGTGTGAAGGCGCCGAAAACAGCAGTCAAGGCGAAACCGGGCCAGTTTGTGCACCTGCGCGTCTCTGATGAGCGGGCACTGCGCCGTCCGATCTCGATCATGCTTACCGATCCAGAGCGTGGAACGGTTGATCTGCTCTACAAGGCGATTGGTGAGGGTACCCATCTGCTCTCAGAGCGTAAGGTGGGCGACTTGGTTCCGATGCTCGGACCGATTGGGGAGCCGTTTGACATCTCGGATCTCTCAAAGCGTTATGTGCTGATCGGTGGCGGTGTCGGTATTCCACCGATGATCTTTGCTGCTGATAATCTACACGGCAGGGACGGCGATTGTGTCGTTTTTGCCGGTTCTGAAGTTGAGTTCCCTTTTGCGCTTAAACCATCGGCTACGCTGCTGCCCGGCGTCAACGGCAATGCGATTCTTGCGGTTCGTTCGCTTGAGGAGCGCGATATTCCCTCCCGCCTGGCTTCCAATGCCGGACTCTATGGCTGTTACGAGGGACATGTGCCGAACCTGGCGCGTGATTATCTGGCTGCCCTGACCCAAGAGGAGCGCGACCGCTGTGTGCTGCTCTCCTGTGGTCCACATCCGATGCTGCATGCAGTGGCGAGGGTAGGGCGCGAGTTTGACCTGCCGACCTACCTTAGCCTTGAGGAGCACATGGCTTGCGGGATCGGCGGTTGTGCCGGTTGTGTAGTCAAAACCGTTGAGGATGGCGAAGAGAAGTATCGCCGCGTCTGTGTCGATGGGCCGGTGTTCGAGGCCGGGCTGCTGCCCGAGTTTGCATGAGTTCTGCATCTGCCATTGATGTCCTGCAGTTCTGGTTCTCTGAGCTTGAACCGCGCCAGTGGTGGGTTAAGGACGAACGACTGGATGAGGAGATCAGGCAGCGCTTTGGCGACCTGCATCGGGATGCGGTAGCCGCCAAGCTCTACGACTGGCGCGAAACTGCGGTCGGCCGCCTCGCCGAGATTATCGTGCTCGACCAGTTTTCACGGAACATCCATCGCGACACCCCGAATGCCTTCGCCTTTGACGGCATGGTGCTGGTGTTAGCGCAGGAGGCGGTACGCATTGGTGCCGATCAGGAGTTTGATGTGCCTGAGAAAGCATTCTTCTACATGCCTTACATGCACAGCGAATCGATGGCGATCCATACGCAGGCGCTCAAACTGTTCGACCAGCCAGGTGCGGAATATAATCTTGAGTTTGAGATTAAGCATAAAGCGATTATCGACCGCTTCGGTCGTTACCCTCATCGCAACGCCATCCTCGGCCGGGAATCCACGCCGGAAGAGATCGAATTCCTGACCCAGCCCGACTCCTCCTTCTAATCGAAGCTTGCACGCCCGTTTCCGGCCAGTTTCGGAGGCTTGTCATACGCACTTGGTTGCGGGCTACCCCCCGAAAGTCGAGGTTCGGGCATGTTTTTTGGAGCTGTTGCAATAAAAGCTTGAGGGTCATAGCTGGCCTAAGTAACAAAGCGCACGATTGGAGTAAGGTGGTTTTTATCAATGTCTGAAAGAGCTCTGTCGGCAGAACAAAGAGGGGCCTCCTGAATCTGGCGGCTCCGAAGCACAATGGTTTCGCCAGCCTATCGTTCCACAGACAGCCCGCCTTCAAGGCTGTAGCTACCATCCTTGAATATCTTCAGGCAGGCATCCACTGCTGCCAGATCGTAGAAACGGCCGCGATTTATCGCTATCTCACCCAGAGCAACTTCCAACCCGAGGCCCGCACGATACGGGCGATGCGAACTCATCGCTTCGACAACATCGGCTACCGCCACGATTTTGGCCTCCGGGCAGATCTCATCACCCTTCAGCCCCTGCGGATAACCGCTCCCGTCCAGTCGCTCATGGTGCTGGTAGGCTATGTTGGCGACAGGCCATGGAAATTCCACATCTTTCAGAATCTCAAACCCGGCCTCGGCATGGCAGCGAACAAGCTCATATTCGGCCGTGGTGAGTTTCGTGGGTTTACTGAGAATCTCGGCAGGCACCTGTATCTTGCCTATATCATGGACGATGGCTCCAAGCCTGACCCCTTCAACCTGCTCATCATTCCATCCCATCTCCTGGGCAATTGCCCTTGAGAGGCTGGAAACCCTCAGCTGGTGGCCGCTTGTATAGGGGTCCCTGGCTTCCACTGCTTTGGAAACAACCTGGACCGTGCCTCTTAGCGCAGACCGAAGCCTCGACTTGCTCTCTTCCAGCATTCCAAATGCCTGTTTCTGTTGCGTGATGTCGTGAAAGACCACCACCTTGCTGAAACCCGCGCTCTGCAGGTCAACATAGGAGGCAGATGTTTCAAAGGTGCGTGTGTGTTCATTGGTATATTCATATTGGCCGATGGCCTGCCGGCACTCTTTGTTGACCCGACTAACCGGGTGCTCGCCCCTTTCGAGAGACGCCCCCTTCAGCGCAAGGGGCATAATATCGAACAGATCCTTTCCCAATAGCTGAATGGGTGGCTGACCGAGCATCCGGGCAAATGCATTGTCGCACCACTGAATACGATCATCCTCATTGATCCAGATAAGCCCTTCGGTGATGGAGTCCAGCGACGCCTCCATCTTGCCCAGCGTTAAGCGCAGGTGGCCGATGAGGTTGTCTGTCTCCTCAGGGGTCAATTATTCACTGTCCTTGCTTAACGGGCGTATGGTTGCGCCGATCTGCCAATGACCATCAACCTTCTCAGCCACAATATAATGCTCCGCATCAAACTGTTCGCCAGCCCTGTTCACTGCGGCAAGTTTGAGCGTCTGGTTCATGATGCGCGCCTCACCGGTCGTGACAAACCGGGAGAATCCGAGGTGGTGGGCATCGCGCATCCCCTGCGGGATAATCATGGTGATGATCTCGCCAATCATCTCTTCGGAACTCCAGCCAAACAGGGCCTCAAACGCCCTGTTTACATAAATGACAAAACCCTTGTGATCAATCAAGACGACAGGAGTATCCTTTTCCCGTTTCAATGACTCAATGGTTACTTCGCACTTGCTCATTGGCCTCTCCTCAAGAGGTGTTTATTTAAATACGTTCCCCGTGGTGTTGATATTAATAGAACTTATTTATGCTATTAGTAGCCAATGCAATGGGAGTATGTTCAATATGCGGTAAGGCTCGGCTTGCGGATTTGAATTCACAACTGCACTTTGGTTTAGGTTTTGGCTTGCTGTGTGGTTTTTTAGTTGCTCATTCTTGATCTATTGCTAGCTATCAGTCCCTCTAGACTTCTGGCTAGGTATTCAAGGGAATTGCATGAACTATTATGGTGAAATATGAAGATTTTGATTGCAGATGATCACTGTTTACATCGAGAGCTGGTGCGCACCCTTCTGGAGGTGGTGTATCCAGATGCAGAAATTCTCGAGGCTTCAGATTACTCCTCTGTGATAGAGGTATGCACAAGCATTCAACCAGCTGTTGTCCTGTTGGATCTCTCTATGCCTAACATGAATGGGCTGTTGAGTGTAAATCAAATCATTGACCATTTTCCGAATTCAAGAGTCATAGTCTGCTCTGCCTCAGAGCACCCAATATTAATTCAAACCATCATGAGTTTTGGTGCCTCAGGGTTTATACCAAAAACCTTGTCATGCAAGGAGCTTCTTACTGGCGTAAAGCGAGCATTGGAAGGAGAGGTTTATTTACCATCCTCGTTAAATAACGATGCCAATATCATATTAACGCAAAGGCAATCTGAAATACTTGGCTTCGTTTGTTCAGGTGTCAGCAATAAAGAGATCGCAGCCCAGCTTAATGTTTCACTGCATACAGTGAAGTTTCATGTTGGGTCGGTGTTTGAAAAGCTCAATGTTCAAAACAGGCAACAATTAATCTCACTAATGGGCTTGCATTACCAATGAAGGGAATGACAAGCCAGTAAATTGGCCGAAAGCAGGGTTTAACTGTTGCCTATGATCGACTCGAGGCGGGTCAGTGCCAGCAGCAGTTGCATGCGGCGGGACTCTGCACGTCGCGGCTCTCCCTGCGGCTTTTTCTCAGATTCACCCTCTCTCTTTTCCCCGTTCATGTAAGGCTCAACCGTTTTCCATAGGGGGTGCTCGTGCCACAGGGTTTTGCCCGTCGATTCAAACTCTCCTTCATGTTCATCAAGCAGGCGGCGGATCGCATTCTCTTTGAGTATGACAAGGCGGTGCAGCCACTCACGGCGCAGGCTGTGGGCATCGGGCTCGCCCCAGTCACGGGTGCGCAGTTGCGCCTCCATCTGCCTGATCGGGAGCAGTTGCAGGCATACCCGGCTTGCCGACAGGCTGCGGGCCAACGTTTTGTTCAATGTTGAAGAGAGGTGCAGGGCGCAGGCGGCATGACTGAGCTCCGGCATGGCAGCCAGTTGCAGGGCCTGCTCAGGCAGTAGCCCGAAGGTCTCGGCAGTGGCTGTATCTTCGGCCAGATGATCGCGGAAGTGGGAAAGCCCTTTGCTGTGCCGCGCCACCCATGCCTGATCGAGATCATCGACAGAACAGAGGCGCAACAGCTCTTCGGCAAAGTGAAGCAGCTGCTCCTGAAGTTCCAGCTGAAGCTTGAGCGCCTGATTGGGGCTGTTGACCTCTTGCCAGATCGCATCGCGCAACGCCTCGGCATCAAGCAGTGACTCGCTGATCAGCAGCGCTTCGACGATTTCGCTGACGGAATGGTCAACCATGGTCTCAAGGTGGTGCACGGCACCGAGCCCGAAATGGTTGACGACATGATTGGTTGCCTCCGTCTGGATAATCTCCGAGGCAAGTGGATGGAGCTCGAAATTAATAGAGAAACGCCTGTGCAGCGCTTCCGGAAAATAGCGCTTGAGCAGTTTCTTGTTGAAGGCGCAGCTCTGGTGAAACGATTCGCTGCTCAGGCAGGCATGGATACGGTTCTTCTCCTGCCCGAGCAGAACAGATAGCTGCGGCCTGAGCGGCAGCAGCTCATCCTCACTGATCCTCGGGGCAACAGCCTCATCGAGCCAGCCCTGCTTGGTCAGGTGGTTGCGCAGCCGGCGCAGGCGCAGCGGGTGAATGGTGGCAGCCAGTTCGGCCAGGGTGAGGCAGCGCGACTGCAGCAGGTTGTCGTGCAGGCACTGATGCGTGACCGACTCGGTCAGCTCCTTGAGCAGCGTATTGCGTTCCTCGAAGGCGATATTTCTGCCCGACTGTTTCGATAGCAGGATCTTGAGGTTTACCTCGTGGTCGGACATGTCCACACCGGCTGAATTGTCCATCGCATCGGTGTTGATGGTGCCGCCAGCCAGGGCATATTCTATGCGTGCCCGCTGGGTAAGGCCGAGATTGCCGCCTTCGCTGAGAACCTTGCAGCGCAGTGCTGTTGCATCGATGCGTACTGCATTGTTGGCGGGATCGCGCACATCGGCATGACTCTCGCTGCTGGCCTTGATGTAGGTGCCTATACCACCATTAAAGAGCAGGTCGACCGGAGCGGAAAGGATGGCCCGGATCAATGCCTCTCCGGAAAGGGCGCTGGCCTCTGCAGCAAGGAGTTTGCGTATGTTAGGGGTAAGCACGATATGTTTGGCGCTGCGCTCAAATACGCCGCCACCCTCACTGATCAGCTGTTGGTTGTAAGCATCCCAGCCGCCCATTTCATCAAACAGTCGTTTGCGCTCGGCAAAGGCCTTTTTTACATCAGGGGTTGGGTCGAGGAAGATATGGCGGTGGTTGAAGGCAGCGATCAGTTGCAGCTTCGGATTAAGCAGCATGCCGTTGCCGAATACGTCACCGCCCATATCGCCGATGCCGACGCAGCTGATCGGATCGCTGTAGGCATCGATGCCCTGTTTGGCAAAGTGGTGGGCAGCGCAGACCCAGGCGCCGCGTGCCGTGATACCGACCTTCTTGTGGTCATAGCCATGGCGTCCGCCGCTGGCAAAGGCATCACCGAGCCAGAAGCCAGCCTTAAGGGCGCGCTCGTTGGCATCATCGGAGAAGCGTGCGGTTCCCTTGTCAGCGGCAACGACAAGATAGGGGTCATTACTATCGTGTGTGGCGATGCGGATGCCCTCAGGTGGCGTGGTTACGCCTTCATGCAGGTTGTCGGTCAGCGACAGCAGAGTGTCGATAAATCCGCGGTACTGATCCAGCACGAAGGATGCACCAGCGCCGTCGCGCACAACAAAACCACCCTTTGATCCGGTCGGCACGATCTGACCGTTTTTGACCACCTGGGTGCGCATCAGCTCGAGCACCTCGGTCCTGTAGTCGGCGTGGCGATCGGAGAAGCGCAGCCCGCCGCGCGCAATCGGGCCGGCTCGCAGGTGAACGCCTTCCAGATGGACACCATGTACGAATATTTCGCGGTAGGGCCTGGGCTCCGGACTGAAGCTCAGCCTGTTCGGTTCGATCTTGATACCGATCGGCGTACCCTCTTCCCGAATAAAGGCGTTGGTGCGCAGGCCTGCCTCTACCAGCTCGGCCAGTGCCCGGAACCAGCGATCGTCCGAGAGGTTGTCGATAGTACTCATCACCTCGCTGAATGTTGCCTGAGCCTCCTGAAGCGCGCTCTCGGGCGCACCCGGTTGATGGCGTGCGGCAAAGAGAGTGTAAAGTTCGGCTGTGACGGCAGGATGGCGCAGCATCATGTCGGAGATCGGCAGCTTGGCTGCATCGGCCAGTAGCTGGATCAGGTGACTGCGCAGGGTGATCACTACGGCGATCTCCTCGATCTCCAGCCCGCCAGAGATCAGCAGGGCATTGACCGGATCATGGTCGGCGGCACCGTTGAGTACCATTGCCAGGCCGCGTCTGAGCCGCTGGGCATCATCGCTGTCGAGGTGGCGGGGAGCATGGCAGACCAGGGAGCTGATATGAATACAGCCACATTCGCCCTCGGCATCGTGTGTGTGCCCTACTTCTTTGCCGAAAGGCACCACCGATTCCTGAATCGGATCGAGTCCGAAAGCACGAATGGTGTCGACCAGCGTTCCCAGTGATGGCTGCCTGAGCGAGTAGATGTGCAGCTCAACCTCATCACCGGTTGCTTTGGCGCGTGGCGTCACATAGACACGGGTCTGACCGCTTAACAGTACCCGCTGGCGCATCTGCAGGTCACGGGTAAACTGGGAAGGGGGGAAGAGCTCCTGATAAAGCGCCGGCAGCCTTTCAAGCTCATTCAGTGTTGCTGGAATATTCAGGGTATCAGAGTGGCGCATCACCTCGGCACGGGCGGTGTCCTTCCAGAAGGTGATGCAGGAGAGGATCAGCTCATCGAGCTTCTCCTGCCGGATGGCCGGGGTGTCGCGGTCGATGCCGATCAGGATGATGCGGTGCGGGCCGATGCCGAAGGCGTCATAACCATGGGTGACCTGGCCTGCATCGTTGAGCGTCTGCATCAGGTTCTGCATGACATGCGGGCCGTAGCGTTTGGCCGTGATGGCAATCATCAGAGTATCCATATTGCCTTCGATGGCCGGGATCAGGCGTGCAACCAGCTGCATGGGGCCGGCTAGGTCGATGATCGCTTTCAGTGGCTCCAGCCAATCTGTAGCACGACTTGCCAGTAGAATGCGCTTGGGCATGCGGTCGAAGAGGGTGCGGATTTCGCGGCGGTAGAATGCCGAGTGCTGCAGCAGCGGGTCAGCGGCAAGATCGCGCCAGTGACCAGCCAGTTTCGGAAGGTAGCTGGCGTTGGCGTAACGGGCGCTGCGAGAGAAGTGACCGACAATAATGGCCTCTTCAATATTGCCATCTTTCCCTTTCCAGTTGATGCGGACCACCTCCACATTGGCGGCACTGTAGAGATAACGGCTGCTGGCGCTCAGGCTGAGCCATGTGGCACCAATCTCCGCAGTGGTGGGGCTGGCAGCGATCTGCTCTGCAAGCCCGGGTGCGATGCGTTCAAAGACGCGGCTGTTTTTAAACGCGCCCAGATGGCTGCCTTCGTGGGAGATGCCGAAATAGAGGAAGTGGTTTTCATTGATCCAGTCGAGCAGTGCAGCCGCATCGCTGTTGTCCGCCATCAGGGTCGCCACAGAGCCAGCAACAAACTTGCGCATCGATTCGTAATCGCGCACGGAGAGATCAACTGCCTTCAGGATCGCCATTATATCTTTTCTGAGCGGCTCGATATCCGGGGTCACCGTGGCGGAGATGTGCAGGGCGATAAACATGAAGTTCTCTTCGTCATGTGTATCTGGCTTGCGCAGTTCGAGCATGCATCCGTCACTTCCGCACTCCATCTTGGCAACCATGGTCTGCTGTCCGATCGGTTGAATGTCACGTTTGAGAAGGTAGGCCCTGATCGCATCGAGATAGAACGCCTGGTCAGGGCAGCGAATGGTGAAGATATGGCGATGCAGGTTGCCGTGGGTAAGTGTGCTGGAGTGCATCGTCACCCGTTTGGGCTTCCCTTTCGGCAATAGGGAGAGGAAATCCTGTACCAGCACGGCGAGCAGTCGTGCCGGAACGATATCCATCCGGTGTTGTTGGCGTGCCTGATCGAGAAGGTCGATCAGCTGACGGCGAAGATGACGCATGGTCATAGCATAGGGGTTGCTGCCAGCAAGGGCAATCCACCGGGTTTGACGCTGCGGACCCAGTCAGCTTTGATAAGATTATGGATGAGAGTGTGCAGGGGCATCGCCAGCGTTTACGGGAGCGCTTTTCACGCCATGGTTTCGATGGTTTTCACGACTATGAGGTGCTGGAGTTGCTGCTCACCTATGCTATTCCCCGCGTCGATGTGAAACCGATCGCCAAACGGTTGCTGGACCTATTCGGAACACTGGCCGGCGTATTCGACGCCTCTGTAACCGAGTTGTCACAGGTGAAAGGGGTCGGCGAGAAGGGGGCGCTCTTCCTTACCCTGATCAGGCAGACCGAGCTTCGTTATCTCGCTTCCGACTTGCCGGGAAAGTCTGTCTATGACCGGCCGGAGAAGGTGAAAGCGCATCTGCGGCTGGTGCTGCAGGGGCGTGGTATGGATGGAGTGCTTCGGCGCTGCCTTCACTGATCAGCAGCATCGCCATTTTGCCACTCAGGTCCTGTTTGAGGGAACAGTGGGCCGTGCTGCTGTTTACCCGCGCAACCTGATGAAGCGGGCGCTGGAGCTTGATGCCAAGGGTATGATTCTCTTTCACAACCATCCGGGCGGCACGCCGCAGGCAAGCAGTGAGGATATCGAACTGACCAGACGCATGGCCGAGGCCTGTACGGCTCTCGACATCAAGATTCTCGATCACTTCCTAGTTGCAGGAAGAGAGGTGCTTTCATTCAAGGAGAACGGCTGGTGTTGAATCAGCTGTTTGTTCGCTCACTGGATTCAATTATGGTTCGCAGTGTCTGACTGAGCTTGGGGAATGAGAGAGGCTTGAGAACAATCTCTGTGTGTTCACTGGCCCCCTGGGCTTCTGCGGCCCACTGGTCATCATAGCCGGTAATGAGAATCACCTGAATGTCGCTATCGATCTCTTTGGCTCGCCTGGCAAGCTCGGCGCCGCCCATTTTCGGCATCACGACATCACTGATAATGACATCAATATCGTTCTGGTTGGCATGGAATATCTCCAGTCCTTCTTGTCCGTTCGATGCTGTCAATACCCTGTAATCCATGCTCTCCAGGACCTCTCTGGTTGTGCTTCGAACCTCATCATCATCATCTACAAGAAGAATTGTTTCTCCCTCTCCGGGGACTGGTGCTTTCTCAG comes from Mariprofundus aestuarium and encodes:
- a CDS encoding HD domain-containing phosphohydrolase yields the protein MTPEETDNLIGHLRLTLGKMEASLDSITEGLIWINEDDRIQWCDNAFARMLGQPPIQLLGKDLFDIMPLALKGASLERGEHPVSRVNKECRQAIGQYEYTNEHTRTFETSASYVDLQSAGFSKVVVFHDITQQKQAFGMLEESKSRLRSALRGTVQVVSKAVEARDPYTSGHQLRVSSLSRAIAQEMGWNDEQVEGVRLGAIVHDIGKIQVPAEILSKPTKLTTAEYELVRCHAEAGFEILKDVEFPWPVANIAYQHHERLDGSGYPQGLKGDEICPEAKIVAVADVVEAMSSHRPYRAGLGLEVALGEIAINRGRFYDLAAVDACLKIFKDGSYSLEGGLSVER
- a CDS encoding PAS domain S-box protein; protein product: MSKCEVTIESLKREKDTPVVLIDHKGFVIYVNRAFEALFGWSSEEMIGEIITMIIPQGMRDAHHLGFSRFVTTGEARIMNQTLKLAAVNRAGEQFDAEHYIVAEKVDGHWQIGATIRPLSKDSE
- a CDS encoding response regulator; amino-acid sequence: MKILIADDHCLHRELVRTLLEVVYPDAEILEASDYSSVIEVCTSIQPAVVLLDLSMPNMNGLLSVNQIIDHFPNSRVIVCSASEHPILIQTIMSFGASGFIPKTLSCKELLTGVKRALEGEVYLPSSLNNDANIILTQRQSEILGFVCSGVSNKEIAAQLNVSLHTVKFHVGSVFEKLNVQNRQQLISLMGLHYQ